A genomic stretch from Megalobrama amblycephala isolate DHTTF-2021 linkage group LG22, ASM1881202v1, whole genome shotgun sequence includes:
- the LOC125258079 gene encoding uncharacterized protein LOC125258079 yields MANSTALAVSDSQLSPEFIQELLPSAERTALLYHLSFLCLGGFPKLERKIRDQAIETQMLFGSSEAVLLKCAGTSSNLVTSLFPILIKAVEKNKPKLAVAYLEKARKWIKDIIIAVDDMVMRYDHQAQSVKTCTSDVYEEQNTTEEKIKEHTVEMKALEDALAKLETDLKKNESDINAIEERIDKSTEELYYLIINNRSYGYSIFWGFFSRCRSYNDDAIRAKQAELNSLVYEKNSLRNQGWSIKIKQTDLQLKLANCKIQLGEIPSPVHLKEVQKCLDQIRQILVDLNKFWKKVGVTLETLKEKTFVGDVLIEELEDLKEEFLNSIEDAKLDWKRFGECCQRAQGIFSIQSRTAYKFLEVNPSSLSKDEWNKQYESIMAKLKMI; encoded by the exons atggccAATTCCACAG CACTTGCCGTCAGTGATTCTCAGTTGAGTCCAGAGTTCATCCAGGAGCTTCTTCCATCTGCAGAGCGAACGGCTCTCCTCTATCATCTGTCATTCTTGTGTCTGGGAGGCTTCCCAAAGCTGGAGCGTAAGATCAGAGACCAAGCTATTGAAACACAAATGCTGTTCGGATCCTCTGAGGCTGTTCTGCTGAAG TGTGCCGGCACGAGTTCCAACCTGGTCACCTCGCTGTTCCCAATACTGATAAAAGCTGTTGAGAAGAACAAACCCAAACTGGCTGTGGCGTACCTGGAGAAAGCCAGAAAATGGATCAAGGACATCATTATAGCCGTGGATGACATGGTGATGAG GTATGATCATCAAGCCCAAAGTGTGAAAACATGCACCAGTGATGTGTATGAAGAACAGAACACGACTGAGGAAAAAATAAAGGAACACACTGTCGAGATGAAGGCTCTGGAGGATGCTTTGGCCAAGCTTGAAACGGATCTGAAGAAAAATGAAAGCGATATAAATGCAATTGAGGAAAGAATTGATAAAAGCACCGAAGAGCTGTATTACCTGATCATAAATAATAGAAGTTATGGCTATTCTATTTTCTGGGGCTTTTTCTCACGTTGTCGAAGCTATAATGATGATGCTATTCGTGCTAAACAAGCCGAACTGAACAGTCTCGTCTATGAAAAGAACAGTCTGAGAAACCAAGGGTGGAGCATCAAAATCAAACAGACTGATCTTCAGCTGAAGTTGGCCAATTGCAAAATACAGCTGG GTGAGATTCCCAGTCCTGTCCACCTGAAGGAAGTCCAGAAGTGTCTTGATCAAATTCGACAAATTCTGGTTGATCTTAATAAGTTCTGGAAGAAAGTGGGTGTTACGCTGGAGACACTGAAAGAGAAGACCTTTGTTGGGGATGTACTGATTGAAGAGCTGGAAGACCTGAAGGAGGAGTTTCTGAACTCCATTGAAGACGCAAAACTG GACTGGAAGAGATTTGGTGAATGCTGTCAGAGAGCACAGGGCATCTTCAGCATTCAGTCTAGGACTGCATATAAATTCCTGGAGGTCAATCCGTCTTCACTTTCAAAGGATGAATGGAATAAGCAGTATGAGTCTATCATGGCGAagctgaagatgatctga